The Arachis ipaensis cultivar K30076 chromosome B03, Araip1.1, whole genome shotgun sequence region NNNNNNNNNNNNNNNNNNNNNNNNNNNNNNNNNNNNNNNNNNNNNNNNNNNNNNNNNNNNNNNNNNNNNNNNNNNNNNNNNNNNNNNNNNNNNNNNNNNNNNNNNNNNNNNNNNNNNNNNNNNNNNNNNNNNNNNNNNNNNNNNNNNNNNNNNNNNNNNNNNNNNNNNNNNNNNNNNNNNNNNNNNNNNNNNNNNNNNNNNNNNNNNNNNNNNNNNNNNNNNNNNNNNNNNNNNNNNNNNNNNNNNNNNNNNNNNNNNNNNNNNNNNNNNNNNNNNNNNNNNNNNNNNNNNNNNNNNNNNNNNNNNNNNNNNNNNNNNNNNNNNNNNNNNNNNNNNNNNNNNNNNNNNNNNNNNNNNNNNNNNNNNNNNNNNNNNNNNNNNNNNNNNNNNNNNNNNNNNNNNNNNNNNNNNNNNNNNNNNNNNNNNNNNNNNNNNNNNNNNNNNNNNNNNNNNNNNNNNNNNNNNNNNNNNNNNNNNNNNNNNNNNNNNNNNNNNNNNNNNNNNNNNNNNNNNNNNNNNNNNNNNNNNNNNNNNNNNNNNNNNNNNNNNNNNNNNNNNNNNNNNNNNNNNNNNNNNNNNNNNNNNNNNNNNNNNNNNNNNNNNNNNNNNNNNNNNNNNNNNNNNNNNNNNNNNNNNNNNNNNNNNNNNNNNNNNNNNNNNNNNNNNNNNNNNNNNNNNNNNNNNNNNNNNNNNNNNNNNNNNNNNNNNNNNNNNNNNNNNNNNNNNNNNNNNNNNNNNNNNNNNNNNNNNNNNNNNNNNNNNNNNNNNNNNNNNNNNNNNNNNNNNNNNNNNNNNNNNNNNNNNNNNNNNNNNNNNNNNNNNNNNNNNNNNNNNNNNNNNNNNNNNNNNNNNNNNNNNNNNNNNNNNNNNNNNNNNNNNNNNNNNNNNNNNNNNNNNNNNNNNNNNNNNNNNNNNNNNNNNNNNNNNNNNNNNNNNNNNNNNNNNNNNNNNNNNNNNNNNNNNNNNNNNNNNNNNNNNNNNNNNNNNNNNNNNNNNNNNNNNNNNNNNNNNNNNNNNNNNNNNNNNNNNNNNNNNNNNNNNNNNNNNNNNNNNNNNNNNNNNNNNNNNNNNNNNNNNNNNNNNNNNNNNNNNNNNNNNNNNNNNNNNNNNNNNNNNNNNNNNNNNNNNNNNNNNNNNNNNNNNNNNNNNNNNNNNNNNNNNNNNNNNNNNNNNNNNNNNNNNNNNNNNNNNNNNNNNNNNNNNNNNNNNNNNNNNNNNNNNNNNNNNNNNNNNNNNNNNNNNNNNNNNNNNNNNNNNNNNNNNNNNNNNNNNNNNNNNNNNNNNNNNNNNNNNNNNNNNNNNNNNNNNNNNNNNNNNNNNNNNNNNNNNNNNNNNNNNNNNNNNNNNNNNNNNNNNNNNNNNNNNNNNNNNNNNNNNNNNNNNNNNNNNNNNNNNNNNNNNNNNNNNNNNNNNNNNNNNNNNNNNNNNNNNNNNNNNNNNNNNNNNNNNNNNNNNNNNNNNNNNNNNNNNNNNNNNNNNNNNNNNNNNNNNNNNNNNNNNNNNNNNNNNNNNNNNNNNNNNNNNNNNNNNNNNNNNNNNNNNNNNNNNNNNNNNNNNNNNNNNNNNNNNNNNNNNNNNNNNNNNNNNNNNNNNNNNNNNNNNNNNNNNNNNNNNNNNNNNNNNNNNNNNNNNNNNNNNNNNNNNNNNNNNNNNNNNNNNNNNNNNNNNNNNNNNNNNNNNNNNNNNNNNNNNNNNNNNNNNNNNNNNNNNNNNNNNNNNNNNNNNNNNNNNNNNNNNNNNNNNNNNNNNNNNNNNNNNNNNNNNNNNNNNNNNNNNNNNNNNNNNNNNNNNNNNNNNNNNNNNNNNNNNNNNNNNNNNNNNNNNNNNNNNNNNNNNNNNNNNNNNNNNNNNNNNNNNNNNNNNNNNNNATAccgtataaaattaaaattaaaaattagattattaattaattatttaattttaaattttaaaatttaaaaagttaggATTAGTATTTAAATTTATTCGAATTATCTAATATCAATATAACTTTTAATACAAGTCCAAAACTCGCCATCATCTTCTTCGGTCCTCACCTTGCGCCGCTGTACCCCTGCTGGCTATACCGCCGCCGGCGCCACCGTAGCCTCCCGTCAACAGTCAACACCGGCTCTACCTCTGCTGGTTAGCCCGACGTGCCTCATCCTCCGACAATCAGTCCAACGCTGCTATTGCTATTTTCACGCCACTCTTTCGGACCGGTTTCGCTTTCTCCTATTTCTTCAAACTTCTTCTCACCGATGATACTATCatgctcttcttcttttttgaatccAAGCATGGTTAACTTTTTTCATGATTTGAGCTCTATTCTTCACAACAGTGCCACTTTCGTCATATCTAATCCTTCAAACTTTGTTTCACCACAAACTCCAACTATAGATTTATTCAACTACTACCTAGATTGATTTTTAGATCTCAGTGCATACATAGCATTTATTCATTAATTTAATTCCATTACTATAGTAGTTGCCTCGATTTTAACATGGTCTTTCATTAGATAtatatgtagatgattatttttatccttaagtggatggttattttctTTATGAGTCAAGCGATGTCAATGGTGACGTGTGGCAAGTCAAGCAATAATAATAAAGTGGAATAATTATTGATAAAGGTAGGGTGGCAAtcaattgaaaaagaagagaatatttaAGAGAAATGCTTTGATAAATTAGAGTTTAAAAtggctatttttttttaaataattgagtgagtttttttatttaggtaatttatgtaatatttttttatatgtattagACTAAatctataatttattatttatattgtttNNNNNNNNNNNNNAAAAAagaaaacatttaaaaaaaatgaaaaataataataaaaattaaaacgaGAACATACAATGAGGGCGATCATGCATGCATGTGAGGCAAGAAAGTTAATTATAAACAAAGACTTGGCCATACAATAATTTTTCTCCTGCACTACTGGTGGCTTATAATGATATACATTATCGCAGAATTGCATTTAGGTGGATTGTATGATGTCTTTTATTTTATTGTGGTGTTTAAAttgtctaatttatttttataagtaaaaaataaaatatataaagtaaaagtaaaatatttaaaatttattaaatattatttctttGCATTTTTTAGTAAGTTAGGTACCATATCTCAGGCACCATAGCATTCACCTTGTATTTATATATGACTATatgtaaaagtaaaagaaaagtataagtagataatgaaaatactaaataatgtgaacaatggatatgTCGGATGCTTAATTTAATAGGTATGCAGATAgatattatgtttattatttttaattggatggcTATTTCTTTTGATTCGATTTAGTTAACAATGACTGAATGTTTAATTCATTAGGTGTGCAGATGGTTATTATAATGTTAAGGTTTATGAGATAATTTGGGAATTGAGTGCTTTTTTACTTTATTAGGTCAATTTTAGagtccattgttcacattgtttacaaaAATTATTGTCTACCTAGCCCAAAAAAAAAGTGAACAATGGACTCTAGAATTAacccaataaagtaaaaaaatattccAACTCCAAATTACCTCATAAATTAAGATAACCATCTGCACACCTAGGGAATTAAACGTCCAGCCATTGTTAACTAAatcgaatcaaaagaaataatcatctaattaaaaataataagcaTAATCATCTCCATACCTATTAAATTGAACATCCGACATattcattgttcacattatttaaacCTATTCTTTTCTTATTACATATAAGCTCCATATATAATAAGGAATTCAAGCAAATAAGTGGATACATCGTGAGAAATTGATGGGTTGAATCAGTCTCGAACTGTCCCAATTTGATCTTTAAAGAAATGATGGTGGGTATGTGCAAGTTGCATTACCTACTACCTAGTACCTACACATAAGACCGATCATGGACATATCACATATTAATAATAAAGTTGTTATATATAGAGTTGAAATCTTAGAAAACATGATTGTGAAGTAACAAAGTGTCAGGGATTTTGTTATTGTTCAATTATGGTTCATGTCACTATGCTAAGGATAGTAACATATCATCAACCATAATATTTGGTATGGTGCTGCCGACATTATTGCATCATGCATGGGGGAAGGAATGAATTGAATGCAAAACATGCATGGAAAGATAGATAGGTAATGATGATATAGAAATCGTTAATTTTAggattatttttattagtatacTGAATCTTCTTTTATAATTACGTTTCTTTCCAAAATAAAATAATCATTGGCGGAAGCAGATTTTTACTCGACAAAATCAGCTACTATATCCTGCATCATGCAATCTCTCAGAGGgactaaaaaaatatgaaaagaaaaaaaaattgcatgaaaaaaaaaaacacatttgATCAACATAttcaaattataattaattaactttttttttttcaattatactGGCTAATGTGAAGGCATAAAATAATTTGATTAAACGATGAAATAAAGTATTAATATAAAGCAACCAATTATTACCTATCAAGATTATAAATTAGAAAAATGATAATTTCCctcttctacgagttatttaatgagggacagaagactcttccaaaccttggtcgattatgcacaagggaaaaagatcaaaactttgactactatcgaaggattcgagacttcgaggtaaaagaggctctaaagcagatgaaaaatggcagggcagtaggacctgataatattccgattgaggtttggaagagtcttggagaaaaaggcatcaactggttaaccatgctttttaatgagattttaaggtcaaagaagatgcctgatgagtggagaaagagcaccttggtacctatctacaagaataagggggatatacaaagttgcggaaactatagatggattaagcttatgagtcatactatgaagttatgagaaagggtgatagaacggaggttgagaaaagagacacaagtaacagagaaccaatttggatttatgccagacAGATCTActactgaagcgatatacctattaagaaggatgatggagaggtatcgtagtaataaaagagatctacatatggtgtttattgatttggaaaaagcgtatgatagggtatCAAGGGAGgttttatggaaggttttagaaaagaggagagtaaggatcgcatatattcgggcaattaaagacatgtatgatggggccacaactagtgtgaagactcaaggtggtgtgacagaggaatttcctattggtataggattacaccagggatcatccctAAGTCCATACCtcttcacattagtcttggaagtacttacagagcatatccaagagcctgtgccatggtgcatgctttttgctgatgatatcgtccttatgggagagtcaagggaagacctaaataagaagttggagttatggagagaagctctagaagtgtatggtctgcgcataagccgtagcaagacggaatatatggaatgtaagttcagtttgagaagggaaaaccccaatatagaggtgaagattggagaaaacatcttacgaaaagttaaaagttttaagtatcttgggtgcatcatacaggataatggagagattaaacaggatgtaaatcataggatccaagcaggttggtcaaaatggcggagtgcatttggttttatatgcgacaaaaaagtgcctttaaaacttaaaggtaaattctatcgcaccgctataagaccggctatgctgtatggtacggagtgttgggcggctaaaggggagcacgaacataaactgagtgtggcagagatgaagatgttgagatggatgagtggtcatacgcgattggataaaataaggaatgaagatataagggagagagttggagtagcacccattgtggaaaagatggttaaatcgcgtctcaagtggtttggacatgtgagaagaagaccgatagaacatccagtcaggagggtggatgagatggaagatggacaaagggcgaaaggcagaggaagacctaagaagaccatccatgaggtggtcaaacgagatctacatgtaaacggtctctctgtagacatgatacatgacagagcacaatggcgtcgtttgattcatgtagccgaccccacttaatgggacaaggctttgttgttgttgttgtttttggtaatatcactctttatatatagagaaagtatagggaaccaatgacctaagcgtacaatgtgtacaatgaaggtttagaaagtattagacatataattattagtgttacattgtcctGTCAGGTTACGATTTTGGAATGAGTGGTTTCAGGATatggtattagagttctagatccggaaggtcaagagtttgaaccttggtgaacccaaaattagttttttataacatgagatgtttattatccctggtatccggatggttattGTGCATAGTAtaggtgatgttcattttattcataaaccaaagatttagcctattgtacacattgtacacttAGGCCATTGGCTCTCTAGCActactcttatatatatatatatatatttgtatggaatttataaaaaaatgagtAATATTCTCTTCTACCATGCTCATGTGCTACAAACaagaaattttttaataaaatattatttttgtctaAAACATTTGGAGTAGATGCCTATATTATTTTtaacggttttttttttttaatcatattcgtgttccaaatgttttcaaaagtaATTCAAAAgttatcaatatatatatactaaaatttatttgtttccctatttttaattttattattattttttaactatCTTTTAAATTTATTCACAACAATAATATCATAAAAATTTGTTAGAGGCAATATTTACCTTTTATGTCACTAGTTACTATCATTACTAATTTTTTATTGAGTTCAAAGTAGAATAACATTCCATCACGAAAAGAAATACATGAGATATACCAATACATTTGAAGCCTGTAACATGGGATACAAGTGATACGCTTTGATAGGCTACTTGTTCTTTCTTGTCTTCTTTGCAGAATAACAAAAGATATGCATCAGTTGAACTGAAAACCCTGTGGAACTCATCCACCTTACAAGGTTTATCTTTAAAATCTTCTAAATTAATTAGCCAAGAACTTATCTTCCTCTTCTAATTTTCACTGGCAATTTTTCTAAAGGATTGCCATTTAATCCAAAAATGTCCGACGATATCCATTGTCAGGCGATGCGTATGATCTGTAATCCGATAGCAGCCTATTAGGATCAGCTCTTTGAATTCAATTTCTCCAAGAGGATCTTGTTAAGGAGACCTGGATTTGCCTTGCCTTTAGATAATTTCATCACCTGCTTTGTGGACAAAGAGGTATAAAGATTACTTCATAGATGATGAGAAAATAATATATGAATTGCTTCCAACTCTACAGGTTCATACCTGGCCAGCAAAATAACCTTGTAGTTTCGTTTTGCCACTGCGATATTGCTCTAACTGTTTCGGATTATCTGCAATCACTTTATCCACAATTTTTTCAATCTCGGCGGGATCTACTATCTGTCAATTTCCAAGACTCATGAACATTACATTTTCTTTCTTAGCATCAAAATAGAGCACCAATATCACACTACTTTTAATTGAATTTCAATGATGCATGATTCTACAACTAACCTGAACCAAGTCTTTTTCCGCTATAATTCCCTTAACAGTTCCTCCCTTGGATAATAGCTCAAATAGTATCTGCAAATGCATGAACAAATTGTATGAGCAAAGTATGATGGAAGCTTAGAACTTAGCTAAGCACCATTCGTTAGTGCCGAACCAAGCTATACCTCCTTGCCAATCTTGCCACTGATGACTCCATCTTTAATGGACGCTATCAACTCAAACAGCTCATCAGGTGTAAGCTTTATTTCATTTATGGTCAACTTTTCGTTTTTCATGAAGGCAGCAATATCACTCATAATCCAGTTGGCAACCAGCTTTGCATCTGCACCCTTTGCAACAGTAGCATCAAAAAAATCTGCAACCTAATAATCATTTCAGACAATAAAAATCTTGTTAGATCACTTGTATTAATAGTGTAATACAATTAATTgacatttatattttttttaaatattagaaaACAGCAGCAAACTCACATTATTGTCATTGGCCAGGAAAAGAACATCCTGCATGCTTAAGCCCATGTTTTCATATCTTCTCCGCTTAATTTCTGGAAGCTCTGGTAAAGAACTTTGAATATCATCAACATATTCTTGAGAAAGTATTACTGCTGGCAAGTCGGGTTCTGGAAAATATCGATAATCAGCAAGCCCTTCCTTTTTCCTCATTGTAATTGTTTTCTAAACAGATAAAAAAAGTAATCCACTTAAATGACTACAAAGGAATATAGTACTATCTTCTGCCTGCTAgattggaaagaaaattaaaacaaaatcacAATACTAACCTGAGCGCCTTCTTCCCATAGACGAGTTTCCTGTACTATCCGATCTTCCTGGCCTTCTCTATGGAGTTGGACCTGTCTCGCAATTTCATAATCAATGGCTCTGTTCACGGATGAAAATGAGTTCAAATTCTTTATTTCAACCTGCCAAAACAATTTTTCAAATTAGCTGCTAAAGCTGAAATAAATTGTCTTTTGCTCTGATTGCATTGAGAAAAGATATAGTCATTCTGTGAAACTTTATTTCTACCAAAAGCAAGGGTAGATGAACTTTGCTAAAGCActgctacaaaaaaaaaaaaaatgacaagTTTTTCCAATCCACAAGACCTGCTTATAACAATATTATTCATAATTCTTTTAGCCTTCAGGTTAGTAAAAGCAAAAAATTCAATGCACTTAATTGTTGTCCAAATAAATAGTAATAACAATTTTAAAGTAACTAATATCCAACAAGCTTCATAATGATGAAACAAAGTGCCAATTCCAAAAATTCAGTAACAGACCTGCAAAAGGCCAATAGCTACATACCTTTGTCCCGAATTTTGATTGACCAATGGGTCGAATTGAGACATTGACATCACAACGAAGAGATCCTTCTTGCATATTGCCATTGCTCACTCCCAAATACCGAACCAATCTCTGTATTTCTGCTGCATACTCTGCTGCTTCAATACCAGTTCTCATATCAGGCTCAGAAACTATCTCAAGCAAAGGTACCCCTGCTCTATTTAGATCAACCTATCATGAAAACACTACCAACTTCAACACTCTCTTATCATGGATAAAGGTTGTTAAGCATCTTATGTGTGATCAAATAATGAATTGTACACTACAAAAGCTAAGAGGAATTGTCCAAATATAGATGTGTGAAATCATTTCCACATCCTAATAGTATGCAATTCAGTACAATAGATGCACAGCAAATAAAAACTACATATCAAGCACTGAAGTTAGAACAACTAAAGttccaaaaaagaagaaaaaaggattACCTGTGAGTAATTTTCACCTTCTGTATGTAGGAGCTTGCCTGCATCCTCTTCCATGTGAACCCTTGTAATGCCAAACCTCCTGTGGCCCCCACCAAACTCCACTGGAATATCCACATCAAGAAAACCAGAAGTGGCAATTGGGACATCAAACTGAGAAATCTGATACCCTTTTGGAAGATCTGGGTAGAAATACTGCTTCCTATCAAACTTGGAATTCAAAGCAAGGTTGCAATTAAGGGCAAGACCCAACTTCACAGCAAACTCAATGACCTTAGAATTCAGCACAGGCAATGAACCGGGCAAACCCATGCAAATTGGGCAAATTGTGCTATTGGGATGGGAGCCATAATTGTAAGGGCAACCACAGAATGCTTTGGTGAGAGTTGAGAGCTGAACGTGAGTTTCAATCCCAATAACTGCTTCatagtcttttgggattttgtcAAGCTTTTTGGACTGTGTGCTCTGTGAAACTTTGGTTTGTTGCCTCTGTTGGGTCTCTGTTTGGGACTGTGAGGACTTTGTTGTGAAACGGAAAACCCCATTTCTCCTTGTGATTAATGATGTTGGGTAAAGCATAAAGGAGTGAACTTGAAAGCTTCTGAAAATCGTGGAAGCCATTTTAGGAATTAGCTGAAAGGAACAACCTTTACGAAACAAAACTAAATTTAGAAGCCACAAATTTTGTGGTGTTGTCAGAAGTGAAGAGATTGTGTATCACGAATATGCATTTTGGTTGAAATAGGTTGATGCTGATTGCTGAGAGGGTAATGCTGCGTTCTTGGCCAACGACGACTGAGGAAAGAACATCAAAGCTGATAACCCCTTCAACGCATCGTTTCGTAACTTTTTCATTTCATATATTGCAATATCAATAAAATTATTCCACTTTTTATCTTCTCTATTTTAGAACTCATATGATGTATGTAATTAGATAACACTAtgatagttattttttatttttatgcaacTTTGtgcaaataattatttttaatttagacgaataaatttaataatataagATAATATTAATGCATTAGAATTAAACtttcaattttcattatttacATGGATTAATCCTAATTATTCTAGCAAAGTAAAAAATAACATACAacgccaatgagttatagctcaaatgacatagtctctccatactcaattaagaggttgcgggttcgagtctcctatctttggtaaaaaaaaaaaaataagatacaactctgaaatttagaaaataaaaatgttaGATGTTTAAGTCTTTTTGCATAATCaagtttaattaagttgtttaaaaataaaaatttatttgcaCATCACTTATCACTTCTCTTTTCTTTAATGATCATCACTTCTTCTTTTCTTTGATATtgtttaatttccttttttttatccTCCTCATATTTGATGCacaacatataatttttttttctttttatcctctTCATATTTGATGCACAACCTATAAATTTAGTATACAGCACAAATAATTTTCAAGGACTACACGTCCAAAATATTGACACACATCCAATTAAATACGCGTACACATAAATTTTGGTgtataacataattttttatgcgtaacataaaaatttttagaaaattacatACTCAAAATATTGACTAACAAAATACATTCACAACAAAAATTTGTACTATATACAAAAATTTATGTTCTATATGCAAAAATATATTTGCTATGCATAAAAATTTATGTACTATTTCGATAAATTTGTGTTATATGCAAAATTTTATATGTTATGTTTTAAAGATTTATAtgctatatcaataaatttttgtgtTCTCCAACACAAAAATTTATGTGttacaaaaacacacaaaaaaaataataacatatgTACGTATTTTTTTAGTTGGACTTTGCACTTTTCGTTGGATTTTGCATGGACTTTGCACTAACTTAATTGGACttagttataaaaaaatttatatacgaAGCAGCTCTAAAAAGTTTTGTTTCTTAGCAAATTATCTATTAACAATAGGGTCATCTTATTAGATATAGTAATTAATTATAAGTTTGACTAACTAGTAGAACTAAAATTGAAACATATTTCAAACAATatgatcaaattttttaaaaaatttcaaaaacttaaaaaaaatatattttacctatATCGACAATAATGACAAGTCTTGTTGGCATTAGGTTTTTAATGctgcaatttttttttaaatgtatttaCATTTTACAATATAAAAAGCTTTTTCTTAATGTGTCATGTAATGTAAGAGGGGGAAAAAAGTGTGCTCATCATTTATGCTTGAATTGTGCGTGAAAATTCAATAGGAACAAATGCTTGTGGTTGGTAACTACACCACAACAGCGGTGGCAACAGATTAAATCTATGGATCATACACATTAACATAAACATGCATCCAAATTACATTGTTTTGGCGACATGATCATAGTGCCAAACTATACTTATTTTATAATCCAGGCAAAGGATATGTGTTACAAAATGATAATAATTAGGCAATAAAGCACTACATCCACTGAGAAGCTGCTGATTCTTTGAAAGCGCTGTAGACATTTCCTGTGACCTGTACACAAGACCACAAGGGTAGAGCATCAGCTGATGTCGTTTCCATTGGAGTAACAATCTTACCCATTTGAGAGGAAACCCTTCAACAAAAGTGTTTGAAATACACTAGTTCCAAATAAAGGGGATTATTAGTATTTCTCTTGGAAGTAATGAGCCACAACCAGAATATTTGGGTGAAGAAAAGGTTGGCTTGATCACTGAATGAAATGCAAGCATTTGCATAAGCAATATATAGAATCAGCAAATATTATTGTCAACTCGCATGAGCATATATCAAGAAGAAAGGAAGGGAGAAAACTAAATGACTGCAAAACTAACCTCTGAGACAGTCAAATCATGCAACTCAAGAAGACTGTAAGAGGTTCTGGATGTCTTTCTGTAAAAGGGAACATATACATAGAAAATTAGAAACTATTGACATGTAAAATTTCATGGTTCTGGATAGAGGGATTGAGTTAAAATTAAGTGTAAAAAGAGGATTTTAAAAGAGAAGCACCAAAATATCTCTTACCTCAATTTTGAGAGGTGAGGTGGTTGGAGCATATCT contains the following coding sequences:
- the LOC107631798 gene encoding glutamyl-tRNA(Gln) amidotransferase subunit B, chloroplastic/mitochondrial, giving the protein MASTIFRSFQVHSFMLYPTSLITRRNGVFRFTTKSSQSQTETQQRQQTKVSQSTQSKKLDKIPKDYEAVIGIETHVQLSTLTKAFCGCPYNYGSHPNSTICPICMGLPGSLPVLNSKVIEFAVKLGLALNCNLALNSKFDRKQYFYPDLPKGYQISQFDVPIATSGFLDVDIPVEFGGGHRRFGITRVHMEEDAGKLLHTEGENYSQVDLNRAGVPLLEIVSEPDMRTGIEAAEYAAEIQRLVRYLGVSNGNMQEGSLRCDVNVSIRPIGQSKFGTKVEIKNLNSFSSVNRAIDYEIARQVQLHREGQEDRIVQETRLWEEGAQKTITMRKKEGLADYRYFPEPDLPAVILSQEYVDDIQSSLPELPEIKRRRYENMGLSMQDVLFLANDNNVADFFDATVAKGADAKLVANWIMSDIAAFMKNEKLTINEIKLTPDELFELIASIKDGVISGKIGKEILFELLSKGGTVKGIIAEKDLVQIVDPAEIEKIVDKVIADNPKQLEQYRSGKTKLQGYFAGQVMKLSKGKANPGLLNKILLEKLNSKS